In Malania oleifera isolate guangnan ecotype guangnan chromosome 8, ASM2987363v1, whole genome shotgun sequence, a single window of DNA contains:
- the LOC131161544 gene encoding protein MITOFERRINLIKE 1, chloroplastic, producing MESRISASLGLPSPNPSCHSRALIAFDGIVNHFNALVSSPDLHSLNPITKTPNIIDAANTAYCFSSTSLSMKTRKWPKPASRDSLHVRSLIKNLSLFERALIGASAGGIAGAFTYVCLHPLDTIKTKLQTRGAAKIYRNTFDAIIKTFQTKGILGFYSGVSAVIVGSTASSAVYFGTCEFGKSLLSKLPQYPPLLIPPTAGAMGNIMSSAIMVPKELITQKMQAGAKGRSWEVLLRILEKDGFLGLYAGYSATLLRNLPAGVLSYSSFEYLKAAVLSKTRKANLDPLQSVCCGALAGAISASITTPLDVVKTRLMTQVHGEAMNKVAAAMYTGVSATVKQILKEEGWIGLTRGMGPRVLHSACFSALGYFAFETARLTILHHYLKRKELDLDEIAVAPS from the coding sequence ATGGAGAGTAGAATCTCTGCATCCCTCGGCCTCCCGTCCCCCAACCCCAGCTGCCATAGCCGAGCTCTCATTGCATTCGATGGCATCGTCAACCACTTCAATGCCCTGGTGTCCTCCCCAGATCTCCATTCCTTAAACCCTATCACCAAAACCCCGAACATCATCGATGCCGCTAACACTGCTTACTGCTTCTCTTCGACTTCTCTGTCCATGAAAACCCGGAAATGGCCCAAACCCGCCTCCAGAGACAGCCTCCATGTCCGCTCTCTCATCAAGAATCTCTCCCTATTCGAGCGTGCCCTCATAGGCGCTTCCGCCGGCGGCATCGCCGGCGCCTTCACCTACGTCTGTCTCCACCCCCTCGACACCATCAAAACAAAGCTCCAGACTAGAGGTGCCGCAAAAATTTACAGAAACACGTTTGATGCCATAATCAAAACTTTCCAAACAAAGGGAATTCTAGGGTTCTACAGCGGCGTATCGGCCGTAATTGTTGGCTCCACCGCTTCTTCGGCGGTGTATTTCGGGACCTGCGAGTTTGGGAAGTCGCTTCTGTCGAAATTGCCTCAGTACCCACCTCTGCTCATACCCCCAACCGCCGGAGCAATGGGCAATATCATGTCGTCGGCGATTATGGTGCCCAAGGAGCTCATTACGCAGAAGATGCAAGCGGGGGCGAAGGGTAGATCGTGGGAGGTTCTGTTAAGGATTCTAGAAAAAGATGGGTTTTTGGGTCTTTATGCAGGGTACTCTGCTACATTGCTCAGGAATTTGCCTGCTGGCGTTTTGAGTTATTCGTCGTTCGAGTATTTGAAAGCTGCCGTTTTAAGTAAGACGAGGAAGGCTAATCTGGATCCACTTCAGAGCGTGTGCTGCGGGGCATTGGCTGGTGCGATATCAGCGTCAATCACGACGCCTTTGGATGTTGTGAAGACGAGGTTGATGACCCAGGTTCATGGGGAGGCAATGAACAAGGTTGCTGCGGCTATGTACACTGGGGTTTCGGCTACCGTGAAACAAATTTTGAAGGAAGAGGGATGGATTGGATTGACCCGTGGAATGGGTCCTCGAGTTCTTCATAGTGCTTGTTTTTCGGCATTGGGTTACTTTGCCTTTGAGACGGCTAGGCTCACAATCTTGCATCATTATCTGAAACGGAAAGAGTTGGACTTGGATGAAATTGCTGTTGCTCCCTCCTGA